In Chryseobacterium camelliae, one DNA window encodes the following:
- a CDS encoding SLATT domain-containing protein → MEKELNRWYRKLWETKGCRFIAAKRYDRLDRYSTITIHIMSAYLLCANLIILLPNRHPILSNENLNFFSICASIILLVVSLHIPSRKYNELSHKFHSCAREINLLYDKVCYWKNNIDIVENKDILKLINDYNLILHNYDINHSKYDYHIFKIENSTEYKFNFKFFFSIKTYFANFFMYYLIYFLALICPIAIFVILMNI, encoded by the coding sequence ATGGAAAAAGAATTAAATCGATGGTATAGAAAACTATGGGAAACCAAAGGTTGCAGATTTATCGCAGCGAAAAGATATGATAGATTGGATAGATATTCTACTATTACAATTCATATTATGTCAGCATATCTATTATGTGCAAATCTAATAATATTGTTACCTAATAGACATCCCATTTTATCAAATGAAAATTTAAACTTCTTTTCTATATGTGCATCTATTATTTTGTTAGTTGTTTCTTTACATATACCTTCAAGAAAATATAATGAATTATCGCATAAATTTCATTCTTGTGCAAGGGAAATTAATTTATTATATGATAAAGTATGTTATTGGAAAAATAATATTGATATTGTAGAAAATAAAGATATTTTAAAGCTTATCAATGATTATAATCTTATTCTACACAATTATGATATTAATCATTCCAAGTATGATTACCATATTTTCAAAATTGAAAATAGTACAGAATATAAATTTAATTTTAAATTTTTTTTTAGCATTAAAACATATTTTGCCAATTTCTTCATGTATTATTTAATTTATTTTCTTGCACTAATATGCCCAATTGCTATTTTTGTTATTTTGATGAATATTTAA
- a CDS encoding TolC family protein, whose translation MNKNRKKIYQYAGWSVLLLGLAACKPVEIQQRAENRTVPEKYAGAENDTTNSGKLKWNEYFSDPNLQALITEALKNNQELNIMLQEIEISKNEIKARKGEYLPSVGLKAGVGVDKVSRYTNIGAMEANTEIEPGKEMPDPLFDFGAGVQAKWETDIWGKLHNATRAQVQRYLASIEGRNFMVTNLISEIADSYYELLALDNEQVILNENIKIQNDALNIIKELKKNARSNELAVKRFQALVLKTQGMQYDIQQKIVETENRINYLVGRFPQPVERSHDNFDNVVPPVVYAGIPSELLENRPDIKEAEYELAATKLDIKSAKARFYPSLDIGAGIGLQAFNPAYLIKPESFLFSLAGELTAPLINRAAIKAAYYNANAKQVQAVYHYEQTVLAAYIEVANQLAKIQNMKSSYDIKAQEVDALTQSIDISNDLFKYARADYMEVLLTQRDALESKFELVEKRINQLKASVAIYRALGGGWDQNPLTPPDIIKK comes from the coding sequence ATGAATAAGAACAGAAAAAAAATATATCAATACGCAGGCTGGTCGGTACTGCTGCTCGGCCTTGCGGCATGTAAGCCCGTTGAAATCCAGCAGCGGGCGGAAAACAGGACCGTACCGGAAAAATATGCCGGTGCCGAAAATGACACCACCAATTCCGGGAAGCTGAAATGGAACGAATATTTCAGCGACCCGAACCTTCAGGCCCTCATTACCGAGGCCCTGAAAAACAACCAGGAGCTTAACATCATGCTTCAGGAAATCGAAATTTCCAAAAATGAAATCAAAGCCCGGAAAGGGGAGTACCTTCCTTCCGTAGGCCTGAAAGCCGGAGTCGGTGTAGACAAGGTTAGCCGCTACACCAATATCGGCGCCATGGAAGCCAATACCGAGATCGAGCCCGGAAAAGAAATGCCGGATCCGCTCTTCGATTTCGGGGCCGGTGTTCAGGCGAAATGGGAAACCGATATCTGGGGCAAGCTTCACAACGCCACCCGTGCGCAGGTGCAGCGTTACCTGGCCAGCATCGAAGGCCGGAACTTCATGGTTACCAACCTTATTTCCGAGATTGCCGATTCCTATTATGAGCTGCTGGCACTGGATAACGAACAGGTAATCCTGAATGAAAATATCAAGATCCAGAACGATGCGCTGAACATCATCAAGGAGCTGAAAAAGAACGCCCGTTCCAATGAGCTGGCCGTGAAAAGGTTCCAGGCACTCGTGCTGAAAACCCAGGGCATGCAGTACGACATCCAACAGAAGATTGTGGAGACCGAAAACCGCATCAATTACCTGGTGGGAAGGTTCCCGCAGCCGGTAGAACGCAGCCACGACAATTTTGATAATGTGGTTCCGCCGGTGGTTTATGCCGGGATTCCTTCCGAGCTGCTGGAAAACCGTCCGGACATCAAGGAGGCGGAATACGAACTCGCCGCAACCAAACTGGACATCAAGTCGGCGAAGGCGAGATTTTATCCTTCACTGGATATCGGGGCCGGGATCGGGCTGCAGGCCTTCAATCCTGCCTACCTCATCAAGCCGGAATCGTTCCTGTTCTCGCTGGCCGGCGAGTTGACCGCACCGCTGATCAACCGCGCCGCCATCAAAGCCGCCTACTACAACGCCAATGCGAAGCAGGTGCAGGCCGTCTACCATTATGAGCAGACCGTCCTGGCCGCCTACATCGAAGTGGCCAACCAGCTGGCGAAAATTCAGAACATGAAAAGCAGCTACGACATCAAGGCGCAGGAAGTGGATGCTTTAACTCAGTCCATCGACATTTCCAACGACCTGTTCAAATACGCACGGGCCGATTATATGGAAGTGCTGCTCACCCAGCGCGATGCCCTGGAATCTAAGTTTGAACTGGTGGAAAAAAGGATCAACCAGCTGAAAGCCAGCGTAGCCATCTACCGGGCATTAGGTGGCGGCTGGGACCAGAATCCCCTCACACCTCCCGATATCATTAAAAAATAA